One genomic window of Methyloceanibacter sp. wino2 includes the following:
- the rpsN gene encoding 30S ribosomal protein S14 has product MAKTSMIERDKKRRRLAKKYEARRARLKAIAKDESFPAEERFAARLKLAEIPRNASPTRIHNRCDLTGRPRGYYRKLRMSRIALRDLASNGLIPGMVKSSW; this is encoded by the coding sequence ATGGCTAAGACGAGCATGATCGAGCGGGACAAGAAGCGCCGCCGCCTTGCTAAGAAATATGAGGCGCGTCGGGCGCGGCTGAAGGCTATCGCCAAGGACGAGTCTTTCCCGGCTGAGGAGCGCTTCGCGGCGCGGCTGAAGCTGGCGGAGATTCCGCGTAATGCCTCGCCGACACGTATTCACAACCGTTGCGATCTCACCGGGCGGCCGCGCGGATACTACCGCAAGCTTCGCATGTCGCGCATTGCATTGCGCGATCTTGCAAGCAACGGGCTGATCCCCGGCATGGTTAAGTCGAGCTGGTAA
- the rplE gene encoding 50S ribosomal protein L5, whose protein sequence is MAEQAYTPRLKQQYHDVIKAELGKEFAYKNVMQIPRLEKVVLNIGVGEAVNDSKKVKSAANDLGLIAGQRPVITKARKSIAGFKLREGMPVGVKVTLRKNRMFEFLDRLVNVALPRVRDFRGLNPKSFDGRGNYSMGLKEHIVFPEIDYDKVEDVLGMDIIVCTTADNDDEARALLKGLNFPFRS, encoded by the coding sequence ATGGCTGAGCAGGCATATACACCGCGGCTTAAGCAGCAGTACCACGACGTCATCAAGGCCGAGCTCGGGAAAGAGTTCGCCTACAAGAACGTCATGCAGATTCCCCGCCTCGAGAAGGTGGTGTTGAACATCGGCGTTGGCGAGGCTGTGAACGACTCGAAGAAGGTCAAGTCCGCGGCCAACGACCTTGGTCTAATCGCGGGCCAGCGGCCTGTGATCACGAAGGCGCGCAAGTCGATCGCCGGCTTCAAGCTGCGTGAGGGTATGCCCGTCGGCGTGAAAGTGACGCTGCGTAAGAACCGGATGTTCGAGTTCCTCGACCGGCTCGTGAACGTCGCGCTGCCGCGCGTTCGCGATTTCCGTGGACTCAATCCGAAGAGTTTCGATGGGCGCGGCAACTATTCGATGGGCCTGAAAGAGCACATCGTTTTCCCCGAGATCGATTACGACAAGGTGGAAGACGTGCTCGGCATGGACATCATCGTGTGCACGACGGCGGACAACGACGACGAGGCACGCGCGCTTTTGAAGGGTTTGAACTTTCCGTTCCGTAGCTAA
- the rpsH gene encoding 30S ribosomal protein S8 produces MSINDPLGDMLTRIRNAQMRRKTKVSTPTSKLRERVLEVLADEGYIRGYARVDYDGGKSEFEIELKYFDGEPVIKDIKRVSTPGRRVYSSVKNLPTVANGLGVSILSTPKGVMSDSQARNENVGGEILCSVF; encoded by the coding sequence ATGAGCATCAACGATCCTCTTGGCGATATGCTGACCCGCATCCGCAATGCGCAGATGCGGCGCAAGACGAAGGTCTCAACGCCAACCTCCAAGCTGCGCGAGCGCGTGCTCGAGGTGCTGGCTGACGAGGGCTATATCCGTGGCTACGCGCGCGTCGATTACGACGGCGGGAAGTCTGAGTTCGAGATCGAACTCAAGTACTTCGACGGCGAGCCGGTGATCAAGGACATCAAACGGGTGTCGACACCGGGCCGGCGTGTGTATTCCTCGGTGAAGAATCTCCCGACCGTTGCGAACGGTCTGGGTGTGTCAATTCTTTCGACGCCGAAGGGCGTCATGTCGGATTCGCAGGCGCGGAACGAGAATGTCGGCGGCGAGATTCTCTGCAGCGTATTTTAG